In the genome of Euleptes europaea isolate rEulEur1 chromosome 7, rEulEur1.hap1, whole genome shotgun sequence, one region contains:
- the MINDY1 gene encoding ubiquitin carboxyl-terminal hydrolase MINDY-1: MEPAESADPKGEVENESPSPEIEASQGQGKEDPGVGKGEEATAREDPMLNGQDQEEGLGPSCAETPSPDVKEGADDGSEAPHPASAKLEEANPGDEEEMAREDIPSESATALPDALDPSPAVTDPSCSATTEQATEPPKERPAPSNPPEPPDFYCVKWINWKGERTPVITQSENGPCPLLAIMNILFLQWKVKLPPQKEVITSDELMAHLGDCILSITPQKESEVLQLNFQQNVNDAMTVLPKLSTGLDVNVRFTGVSDFEYTPECIVFDLLNVPLYHGWLVDPQLAEVAQAIGKLSYNQLVEKIITCKHSSDPNLVTEGLIAEQFLESTASQLTYHGLCELTSTVKEGELSVFFRNNHFSTMIKHKSHLYLLVTDQGFLHEEQVAWESLHNVDGDSCFCDAEFHLSHALGKEAAGGSPQEQQSNQRQVDQDYMIALSLQQQQGGAVLSDLELAQQLQQEEYQQQEPPPATPPAQARAQPSARPAGERRQRQKPDTDCTIL, from the exons ATGGAACCAGCCGAGTCAGCAGACCCTAAAGGGGAGGTGGAGAATGAAAGCCCCTCGCCCGAAATCGAGGCCTCCCAGGGGCAAGGAAAAGAGGACCCTGGTGTCGGGAAAGGTGAGGAGGCGACCGCGAGAGAGGACCCCATGTTGAATGGGCAGGATCAGGAGGAGGGCTTGGGACCAAGCTGTGCGGAGACCCCCTCTCCCGATGTCAAAGAGGGGGCAGATGACGGGAGCGAGGCCCCGCACCCGGCGTCCGCAAAGCTGGAAGAGGCAAACCCCGGAGACGAGGAAGAGATGGCGAGAGAGGATATCCCGTCAGAGAGCGCTACAGCTCTGCCGGATGCCCTCGATCCCAGCCCAGCCGTCACTGACCCCAGCTGCAGTGCCACCACCGAGCAGGCCACGGAGCCCCCCAAGGAGCGGCCTGCCCCGAGCAATCCCCCTGAGCCCCCCGACTTCTACTGCGTTAAGTGGATCAACTGGAAAGGAGAGCGGACGCCCGTTATCACCCAGAGCGAGAATGGGCCTTGCCCACTCCTTGCAATCATGAATATCCTTTTCTTGCAGTGGAAG GTCAAGTTGCCCCCCCAGAAAGAAGTGATCACGTCCGATGAACTGATGGCACACCTCG GGGACTGCATCCTATCCATCACGCCCCAAAAGGAGTCAGAAGTCCTCCAACTGAATTTCCAGCAG AACGTCAACGACGCCATGACGGTCCTGCCCAAACTCTCGACGGGCCTGGATGTGAACGTGAGGTTTACGGGAGTCTCCGATTTCGAGTACACCCCCGAGTGCATCGTCTTTGACCTCCTCAATGTTCCTCTTTATCACGGGTGGCTGGTGGACCCGCAG TTAGCAGAGGTGGCCCAGGCCATCGGCAAGCTGAGCTACAACCAGCTGGTGGAGAAGATCATCACCTGCAAACACTCCAGCGACCCCAATTTGGTGACCGAAG GTCTGATCGCAGAGCAGTTCCTGGAGTCCACGGCCTCACAGCTGACCTACCACGGCTTGTGTGAGCTGACCTCCACGGTGAAAGAGGGGGAGCTGAGCGTCTTCTTCAGGAACAACCACTTCAGTACCATGATAAAGCACAAG AGCCACTTGTACCTCCTGGTGACCGACCAGGGATTCTTGCACGAGGAGCAGGTGGCCTGGGAGAGCCTGCACAACGTGGACGGGGACAGCTGCTTCTGCGACGCCGAGTTCCACCTCAGCCACGCCTTGGGCAAGGAGGCCGCCGGCGGCTCCCCACAGGAGCAGCAGTCGAATCAGAGGCAGGTGGACCAG gactACATGATCGCCTTgtctctgcagcagcagcaaggggGGGCCGTGCTGAGCGACCTGGAGCTGGCCCAGCAACTTCAGCAGGAGGAGTATCAGCAGCAGGAGCCCCCGCCCGCCACCCCCCCGGCACAG GCGAGAGCGCAGCCCTCCGCCCGCCCGGCTGGAGAGCGCAGGCAGCGGCAGAAGCCGGATACGGACTGCACCATCCTGTAA